In the genome of Microcoleus vaginatus PCC 9802, the window CAACCGGGTTTTGGTTTTGGGAGGGAAATGAAGTCATAGCATAAAAGTGGAGAATGGAAATTTAAAAATAAAAATTCAGAAAGGGGAAGAGCTAGATAAGTTTTGAGTTGTGAATAGGTAAATTTTGATTTCAAAACTTATAACTTTTGATTCTTCTCCCTTTCTTGATCGATCGAAAATTAAAAATTTCAAATCATCTTTTGGAATTTTTAATTTTCTGTTTTCAACTCAAGATTTTTGTGGCAGAGGTCGAATTACAACGACCGGTGTTCGCTCGTCACCATTCCCGGCAGGGTTGCTTCGCAAAGCTTGCTCTAAGAATGTTACCGATAAATCGGAGGTCGCTGCTAATATCTTAACTGCTTTCAAGTCATTAGCGTCTACGATCGCCGCCGCAAGTCCGGTTTCTCGTTGAATTTCTTCTACAACTTGCTGGGGATTGTCTGGGCCGAGGACAATAAATTGGTCAAAGGGAGGCAAAGTCCCGGTAACGTCGTCGATCAGCCTGGCTTGTTCCCCTGCTAGTTGGTAAAAGACTCCCGGTTTACCAAATATTTTAGCCACAGCGCCGATCGCAAATGCTGCTACTACGCGCCAAGGACCTACTACATCAACCAACGTCTGCATCCCGCAAGCCGTGGCCAAACTCGACGTGGGCAAGAAAAACAAGCACACTCGCTTTGCCGCCCATCCTGGTTTGACTTCGCTGGGATGGCGGTAGCGTCCCTGCATCAAAGCTAGGGGAGTTTCTGCCAAGGCGACAATATCGCCTTTCTGGGCGCGCGGCAGCACGTACCGCTTGACTATTTCGACGGGATTGTCCAATTCGGCCAGTATGTGAGTGCGAATCGGCAAGACTTCTGCAACTCCGACATTTCTGGCGATGGGTACGGTGTCCGAGTTGGGGAATTGCAGCGGGACTACTACGTTACGGACTTTGGGGATGCGCCCGCCTGGGCCGTAGGTGACGAAGTGTACTTGCACCCAAGCTGATTGCAATTTGGTTAAATCTTGCCCTTGAATGTCTACAGAGACTTTAATTTTCGTGTTTTTTTGGGCTTTAACAATATACCCGAACCAGTAATCGTCTGCTCTGGCTGCTGCCTCTTTGTGGCAAGGAATCACCTTTGTCTGGGAAGTAACGCCATCCAAACTTCCGTCAGACAGCAGTTTCACCTGTGCCCGCACTTCCGGCAACATAATCTCAAACCGCTGTGTCAGGTTGCGGAACTCCATTTCCCCGACTAAAAGATAGCGGTTGGGTTCGGAGATGGCTAAGTGCCATTCTCCGGCTGTTAGTTCTAGTTTATTTGGACTTCCAGTCCGGCGATAGTTCAACTCTAGGCCTAACCCGCCCAATGCTAGCAGCGAACCTGCTGCTGCGACTCCTGTTGCTAAAGTCTCGATCACTCTAATTACCGCCAATAATAATTTCTGTTTACTTTAGTCGATCTCTGTCACTTCGATCGACGATCCGGTAGTAATTGAAGTTTTGGGGGTTGTTGGGGGCGATCGAACTTATGCCCAATTACACGTAAGTGCGATCGCCTCTGGTGGCGGCAGCGGTCAATTTGCTGTTCAAAGAGATCTCCTGGTGAGTTAGATCACTCCCAAATCTGGCGTGGCTTAATCAGGGTATGAAAAAAATCAGTTGAAAATCCCGAATCTTTGTGGATAGTGGTTTCTCTGACTTGCATATTTAGCCTTTCCTACCGTAAATCAGCAACGCCTACAAAACAAATCACTTAATTCAATTATTTAATAGTTATTTTTTTAAAGACATATAATAATTTATTTTTTTTTAACGTTAATTTATAAGCTGGCACTCCACATTTTTTTAGAATATTTATTAATAATCATTTAATCTGTAAATAACTCTGTATACATGAGTTATTTTTGGATCGCTAAGCTAAGACTGTTCCAGATGTCCGATCGCGCGCCTCCAGCTTCTTCAATGTCGAATGAACAGCGAGCCGCTAGCGCCGTAGTGGTCAGTACCTTTGAGAATCTACTTCTTAAGTAACAGTCAAAATCTAGTTCTTAGGCAGTACATTTTCTGAGAAGTATATAGTTAGCCTAGTAAGTGTAGCAGTAATACTCAAGGATATCTATGACTGATAATAAGCAGCCTTTTAACCAGCCTGAAGCAAATCCTGACTTCCAGGAAAAGAAAGTTGACAATAGCGAGAACCAGCAGATTCAGGCTCAGACTAACGAAAATGCAGAATCACACGAAGATCAATCATCAGGCTCAGGCATTGGTGCGAGGATAGCTGGAGCAGCAGTCGGTGGTATACTCGGTGCTCGTTCTGGAGGCATTATTGGTGCTGTAGCAGGCTCAGTTGCTGGCGCTATGATTGGTAAAGGTACTGCTGATACTGTTAATCGTGCTGTAGATAATTTAGGGGATGCAGCACACACTGTAGCAGACGGTATTAAACACACTGTAGAAGAGCTAGGGACAGTAGTAAAGGAAACTGCTGAGGAAGTTAAACCATCTATCAAAGCTACAGCAGAAGCAGTCAAGGAGACTGTTGAGGAAACTAAGCCTTCGATTAAAAGTATAGCCGAATCTGTCGATCAGACAGTTAAGGAAGTCAAGCCTTCTGTAGTAGATGCAGTCAAGAGCGCATCCGAGGAAGTCACACCTACGATTAGAGAAGTAAAAGATTCAGTCAAGCAGACAGTCGAAGGTGTCAAGCCTTCTATACAAAGTGCAGCGGACTCTATTAAGAGTACTGCTGATGAAGTTAAGCCTTCTGTCAAAGCTGTAGCTCAGGAAATTGAGGGTGCCACTCAGGATCTTAGATCGACTGTAAAAGATACAGCGAAGGCAGTTGAGCCCTCTATAAAAAGTGCCGCCGAATCGCTTAAGTCCTCTGGCCAAAGTGCCGCTGAATCAATTAAGTCATCTGCTCAAAGCGCCGCCGAATCTGCTAAAGGTGCAGCGCAGGATGTTAAGTCATCTGCCCAAAATGCTGCCGAATCTGCTAAAGGTGCAGCGCAGGATGTTAAGCAGGATGTTAAGTCATCTGCCCAAAATGCTGTCGAATCTGCTAAAGGTGCAGCGCAGGATGTTAAGTCATCTGCCCAAAATGCAACCCCATCTCCTCAAGGTGCAGCGCATGATTTTAAATCATCTGCCCAAAATGCAGCCGGATCTGCTAAACCTGCAGTGCCTGATTTTAGGTCATCTGCCCAAAATGCAACCCCATCTCCTCAAGGTGCAGCGCACGATGTTAAGTCATCTGCCCAATATCTAGCCGAATCCGCCGCAGAGGAAAATAAGGATAGCGATATTCACATCTCCGGCAGTCCTGAACTCAAGGATCAAGTGGTC includes:
- a CDS encoding F420-0:Gamma-glutamyl ligase, with product MIETLATGVAAAGSLLALGGLGLELNYRRTGSPNKLELTAGEWHLAISEPNRYLLVGEMEFRNLTQRFEIMLPEVRAQVKLLSDGSLDGVTSQTKVIPCHKEAAARADDYWFGYIVKAQKNTKIKVSVDIQGQDLTKLQSAWVQVHFVTYGPGGRIPKVRNVVVPLQFPNSDTVPIARNVGVAEVLPIRTHILAELDNPVEIVKRYVLPRAQKGDIVALAETPLALMQGRYRHPSEVKPGWAAKRVCLFFLPTSSLATACGMQTLVDVVGPWRVVAAFAIGAVAKIFGKPGVFYQLAGEQARLIDDVTGTLPPFDQFIVLGPDNPQQVVEEIQRETGLAAAIVDANDLKAVKILAATSDLSVTFLEQALRSNPAGNGDERTPVVVIRPLPQKS